From one Kwoniella dejecticola CBS 10117 chromosome 2, complete sequence genomic stretch:
- a CDS encoding transitional endoplasmic reticulum ATPase: MADDPSKAVTDDSTATAILRQKRSPNRLMVDESPQEDNSVAILHPNTMEALGLFRGDTIIVRGKRRRDTVLICLSQDDIEEGKIAMNKVARGNCAVKLADLVHVSPANDIKYGKRIHVLPFADSIEGLSGNLFDVYLRPYFLEAYRPVRKGDVFQVRGGMRTVDFKVVEVDPSPYCIVASDTVIHTEGDAIDREAEEANLNDVGYDDLGGCRKQLAQIRELVELPLRHPQLFKAIGIKPPRGILMFGPPGTGKTLMARAVANETGAFFFLINGPEIMSKMAAMQQIREKMDLIDLDEETIDAEVLDSLGVTMENFRFALGVNNPSALRETVVEIPTTTWDDIGGLDKVKRELQETVQYPVEHPEKFLKYGMSPSKGVLFYGPPGTGKTLLAKAIANECQANFISIKGPELLTMWFGESEANVRDVFDKARAAAPCVMFFDELDSIAKSRGGSGGDGGGASDRVLNQILTEMDGMNAKKNVFIIGATNRPDQIDSALLRPGRLDQLIYIPLPDETSRLSILKATLRKSPIDPGVDLNFLAKSTAGFSGADLTEICQRAAKLAIRASIEVDVRKDRERREKAEAEGGDVDLMDAENDEDEVPAITVDHFEEAMRFARRSVSDADIRRYEMFSTTLQQSRSFGNNFKSGQAQEGGASFQNEADDDE; the protein is encoded by the exons ATGGCTGACGATCCCTCCAAA GCTGTCACTGATGACTCGACCGCTACCGCCATCTTGAGGCAGAAACGGTC ACCAAACAGACTGATGGTGGACGAGAGTCCTCAGGAGGACAACAGTGTGGCTATACTTCATCCGAACACGATGGAGGCTCTTGGACTCTTCCG AGGAGATACCATCATAG TCCGAGGcaaacgaagaagagacacTGTCCTCATTTGTTTGAGTCAGGACGACATTGAGGAGGGCAAAATTGCCATGAATAAAG TCGCTCGTGGAAATTGTGCTGTCAAGCTGGCTGATTTGGTTCATGTTTCACCCGCCAACGACATTAAGTATGGTAAAAGAATACACGTTCTTCCCTTTGCGGACTCTATAGAAG GTCTCTCCGGAAACCTCTTTGACGTCTATCTTCGACCATACTTCTTGGAGGCCTACCGACCTGTACGAAAAG GCGACGTTTTCCAAGTACGAGGTGGGATGAGGACCGTCGATTTCAAGGTCGTGGAAGTCGACCCATCGCCCTACTGC ATCGTCGCCTCTGACACC GTCATTCACACCGAAGGTGACGCCATCGACAGAGAAGCCGAGGAAGCGAATCTCAATGATGTCGGATACGATGACTTGGGTGGTTGCAGAAAACAATTAGCTCAA ATTCGAGAACTTGTCGAGCTTCCTTTGCGACATCCACAATTGTTCAAAGCTATCGGCATCAAACCACCTCGAGGTATTCTGATGTTCGGACCTCCTGGTACTGGTAAAACACTCATGGCTCGTGCTGTCGCCAACGAGACTGGTGCATTTTTCTTCCTTATCAACGGTCCCGAAATCATGTCCAAGATGGCTG CCATGCAACAGATTCGagagaagatggatttgatcgatcttgatgaagAGACCATCGATGCTGAAGTGCTGGACTCCCTCGGTGTCACCATGGAGAATTTCCGATTCGCCCTTGGTGTCAACAATCCTTCTGCTCTCCGAGAGACTGTCGTTGAGATCCCCACTACCACCTGGGACGACATTGGTGGTTTGGACAAAGTTAAGCGAGAGCTGCAAGAGACTGTCCAGTATCCAGTTGAACACCCTGAAAAATTCCTCAAGTACGGTATGTCTCCGTCGAAGGGTGTCCTATTCTACGGTCCCCCCGGTACTGGTAAAACCCTTTTGGCCAAGGC CATCGCCAATGAATGTCAAGCCAATTTCATTTCCATCAAGGGTCCTGAGCTTCTCACTATGTGGTTCGGAGAGTCGGAAGCCAATGTCAGGGATGTCTTCGACAAGGCGAGAGCCGCTGCTCCTTGTGTCATGTTCTTTGACGAATTAGACTCAATCGCTAAGTCTAGAGGAGGATCTGGTGGTGATGGCGGGGGCGCTAGTGATCGAGTCCTCAATCAAATTCTG ACTGAAATGGATGGTATGAATGCCAAAAAGA ATgtcttcatcatcggagCCACCA ATCGTCCCGATCAAATAGATTCCGCTCTGCTCCGACCTGGTCGACTTGATCAG CTCATCTACATCCCATTGCCTGACGAGACTTCTCGATTGTCTATTCTCAAAGCAACCCTGCGAAAATCGCCAATCGACCCTGGAGTGGACCTCAACTTCCTCGCCAAGAGCACAGCTGGGTTCTCTGGTGCTGACCTTACGGAGATCTGTCAGCGTGCTGCCAAGCTCGCCATTCGAGCCAGTATTGAGGTGGACGTTCGCAAAGATcgagagagaagggagaaggctgaagctgaaggtggtgatgttgatctcaTGGATGCtgaaaatgatgaagatgaagtaccGGCTATTACAGT TGACCACTTTGAAGAG GCTATGCGATTCGCTCGACGATCCGTCTCTGACGCCGATATCCGACGATACGAGATGTTCAGTACCACTCTCCAACAATCTAGATCGTTTGGCAACAACTTTAAG AGcggtcaagctcaagaaggtgGAGCCAGCTTCCAAAATGAGgccgatgacgatgagtaA
- a CDS encoding V-type ATPase, C subunit — protein sequence MAYFAPGLLYSSTSIATAIGLYLLFTGQGESFNVGKFLAESSPYAWALTGIGLCIGLSVTGAAWGIFVTGASILGGGIRAPRISTKNLISIIFCEVVAIYGVIIAIIYSSRVNGDVENLYTANNYYTGFALFWGGLTVGICNLLCGISVGITGSTAALADAADPQLFVKILIVEIFGSVLGLFGLIVGLLVSGKAEDFA from the exons ATGGCTTACTTTGCTCCAGGCTTACTGTATTCGTCGACCTCGATTGCCACCGCCATCGGTCTCTATCTCCTTTTCACCG GCCAAGGAGAATCGTTCAATGTCGGCAAATTCCTTGCAGAATCAAGTCCGTACGCATGGGCTCTTACAGGTATCGGACTCTGTATCGGCTTGAGTGTGACTGGTGCAGCTTG GGGTATCTTCGTCACTGGTGCTTCGATCTTGGGTGGTGGTATCAGAGCACCAAGAATCAGCACAAAGAACCTGATCTC GATCATCTTTTGTGAAGTAGTAGCTATTTATG GTGTTATTATCGCAATCATCTATTCGTCTAGAGTCAATGGAGATGTGGAGAATCTGTACACAGCGAACAACTACTATACTG GTTTCGCTTTGTTCTGGGGAGGATTGACTGTGGGTATCTGTAACCTGCTTTGTGGTATCTCAGTCGGTATCACCGGATCGACTGCTGCTCTAGCAGATGCTGCCGATCCTCAGCTCTTTGTGAAGATCCTTATTGTAGAA atcttcggATCTGTGCTTGGTCTTTTCGGTCTTATCG TCGGTTTACTCGTC TCCGGCAAAGCTGAAGACTTTGCTTAA